Genomic window (Dyadobacter fanqingshengii):
GAAACATATTTAGATTGTATGATGCTGAGTCGGAACCGGCCGTAACGGGTTTGCTCAGAAAGCCCATGCGCTCATCTTTAGCATTGTAAAGCATGTTGCGGTTCTTGTCATCAATTGCAATCAATTTGTAATCTCTTGTCTGAATATTTTCAATGGAAAACACGCCGCTGCTGTCCGTGCGCGAGAAGTAATATGGCTTTTGCTTTGCAATGTTAAGTGTGTCGCTCAGGTTATAAAGGCCAACTAATGCATCGAAAATTGGCTTGTTGGTCTTCATGTCTTTCAATGTTCCATACACGCGGCCAGAATCGAGTGTGCTGCCTGTGCTGAACACAAGTTTTAGGTTTTTCGCGGGGTTTTTTTCAGCGAAATCCCGTATTGCATCGCCGAAGTTTAATGTATAAGTGGTGCTGTCTTTGAATTCATTTTTAAAACTCAATGAAACGGACATGCCATTTTGCTTGTACGAGTAGGGATTATCAGCTTCGGGTGTAATGATCAGTTTTTGGTTAATGTTATCTACAACCACATATTCATCGAAGAAAACCTCGATTTTTTTACCTTTAAAATTGAGGGTTTTGTTCAGTGGGTTGCTTTCCAGGAGCGTTGGCGGAATAGAATCTTTCTTTCCTCCGGTTGGCGAAACCTGCTGGGCACAGCGACCGAAAATTATCAGGCAAATAATGGCAATGGCAATTGTTCTGATCATTGATTTATAAAGTTAAAAGGCCCGCAATACAGATAACGCGTATTGAGGGCCCATTCAGATTGTTGTCAGAATTTCTGGTTATTTTTTTGAAACAATGTATATAAGGCTCGATGTATTGAGCTGCTCCTTGTCTTTGGAACGGCCCCTGAGGTTAGACAGCAGCCCAGTTTTCACACTATCAAAATAATCAATGCTTCCGCCGCTATATTTAGAACTAAGCATTCCGACATAAAAGGAGTCAAACCACATTGGAAGAATGCTCTTAACATCCAAATTATGCTTCCGGAGCAGCGTTTTCATTGTTCCCTTTGTAAAGTGATACAGATGCCTGGGCACGTCATAGGCTGCCCAAAAACGGCCGTATTTTACAGCATCGAATGACTGCGGATTCGGAACAGCGATCAAAATTCTTCCATTGGGATTAAGGTGTTTGTATAACCAATCAACAGTTTCGTTCAGCAGATGTACATGTTCAAGCACATGCCATAATGTGATCACGTCAAAGGTTTCAGAAGTCAGTTCACCGGCATTGATCGATTCATAAATAGCCGTTCCGGCCCTTTTTTGTGCCAATGTTCTTGCTCCTGAATCGGGCTCCGTGCCTGAAATTTTCCAACCGTCTTTCGCTGTTGCTGCCAGGAAGTTTCCTGTCCCACATCCGATATCCAGAATCTTGCCTTTTGACGGCACGAGGCTATTGATCAGCTCCACTTTTTGTTTGATCGTGTGATTTCTTACAGCTGTATATGCTTTCGAAATCAGATTTGTTTTCTCCTCGTCGTGGTGAGAAATGTAATCTTCCGATTGATAGTAGGCTCCTATTTCAGCTTCTGATGGGCGCGGATTAGTGAACAGGAAGTAGCAGCTGTTGCATTGCTGAATGGTGAATTCCTTATGAGAAACGGTGTAATCCTCCACATTCAAATAATTATTGAAGCTGGATTTTTCGCAAACGGGGCAATTCTGAAGAGTTTCTAACGGCATTATCGTCCTATGAAAAGCATTAATACTGAAATGTCGGATGGGCTCACGCCACTGATCCGGGAAGCCTGTCCTATTGTGGAAGGACGGGTTCTTTTGAGTTTTTCACGTCCTTCAAAAGACAGCGAAGTCACAACATCATAGTTGAAGTTATCGATAATGTTGAGGTCTTCCAGCCTGTTCATTTTCTCAACGAGCAACATTTCCTTTTCAATGTAACTGTCGTATTTTAAATTGATCTCAGCCTGATGAATGGAGTCCTTTCCAAATTTCTCGAGGAGGTTTTCCACGATCGGGCTGGCTTCCGTAAGCTGGTCAATCGAGATCTGTGGCCTCTTCAACAATTGAGCAAGGGAAATTTTCTCACGTAATGCAGCCGTCCCAATCATTTCCAGCGTTGGGTTAATCTCGTCAGGCGCAAGCTTGGTCGAAGAAAATGCGGCTATTATCTCGGCCACTTCGGCTCGTTTTTTCTGCACATTATCTAGCCTTTCCTGACTTGCTAATCCGATGCTATATCCTTTTTCCGTAAGGCGGATGTCTGCATTGTCCTGCCTAAGCAGCGTGCGATATTCAGCGCGTGAAGTAAACATTCGGTAAGGTTCTTCCGTGCCTTTGTTAATGAGGTCGTCGATTAAAACGCCGATATATGCCTCCGATCTTTTGAGTACAAACGGATCCTGCTCGTGCACGTTTTGGTGTGCATTAATGCCGGCCATCAATCCCTGGCAAGCTGCTTCTTCGTAGCCCGTTGTTCCATTGATCTGACCTGCGAAGAATAGATTTTGAATCAAATGCGTTTCGAGCGTCGATTTCAATTGCGTCGGGGGGAAGTAATCATATTCGATCGCATATCCCGGACGAAACATTTTTGCGCTCTCAAAGCCTGGGATTTTCCGGAGTGCAGCGTATTGCACGTCTTCCGGTAATGATGTAGAGAAGCCGTTGACATAAACCTCGACCGTATCCCACCCTTCGGGCTCCACGAAAATTTGGTGACGATCTTTGTCAGCAAAGCGGTTGATTTTGTCTTCAACCGATGGACAGTAACGCGGGCCAATCCCCTTGATCCTTCCCGAAAACATTGGTGATTTTTCAAACCCTGTTCTGAGGATTTCATGAACTTCTGAATTGGTGTAAGTAATCCAGCAGCTTCTTTGCTTGGCGAGTGGCTTGGTATCTGAGTATGAAAATTTGGATGGATTTTCGTCGCCCGGCTGCTCTTCCATTTTCGAATAATCGAGCGAGCGTCCGTCAACTCTTGGTGGTGTTCCGGTTTTCATGCGGCCTGCCTCAAAACCTAATGTTACCAGTTGCTCCGTGATTCCGGTCGCAGCTTTTTCACCTGTGCGACCGCCTCCAAAGTTTTTCTCACCGATATGGATGAGTCCGTTCAGGAATGTGCCGTTGGTAAGCACCACGGATTTAGAAAGTATTTCAATTCCCAAACTTGTCTTTACACCGCAGGCTTTTCCATCCTTTATGATTATTTCCTTTGCAGTGTCCTGCCAGAAGTCAACATTGGGATTGTTCTCCAGCACATTCCTCCACTCCGTAGCAAACATGGCGCGGTCGCTTTGGCATCTCGGGCTCCACATGGCGGGGCCTTTTGACAAATTAAGCATCCGGAACTGGATCATTGTTTTGTCGCTAATGATCCCCGACTGTCCGCCGAGCGCATCGATCTCACGAACGATTTGTCCTTTCGCCACGCCGCCCATTGCTGGGTTGCACGACATCTGCGCAATGGTATGCATATTCATCGTAATCAGCAGAACGGAGGAGCCCATCGTTGCCGCAGCCGCTGCTGCTTCACAACCGGCATGGCCTGCCCCTACCACGATTACATCATATTCTTGAAACATAATTCATTTACTTATTAAACCACTTTAATTAAAGTGTTCCACGTGGAAATTTAACTAGAAGAGCAGAAGATACTGATCCTCTTTGGCCCGCATTGCAGCTTTTAGCTTTTCATCCGTATCATCATATCCCATCAAATGCAACAATCCGTGTATCAAAACCCGGCGCATTTCAGTCTCAAAATCGGCGTGAAACGTCGCTGCATTCTCCCTTACCCTGTCGACACTAATGTAAATATCACCTTCAATCACATTGTCTTCCTCACTATTGTCAAACGAAATAATGTCCGTGAAATAGTCGTGATCCAGATATTGTTTATTGATTTCCAGAAGATATTCGTCGTTACAAAAAATATAGTTCAATTCTGATATTTCATAACCCTCTGATATTGAGGTGTTTTTGATCCACTTTTTTGTTTTTAACGGGCGTAACAGGTCGAAATCGACGTTTTCGGTGAAGAAATGAAGCATACTGGGCGGTAAAATATTACAAACATACTAAACTATCCGCTTAAGAACAGTTTAGCCGATGACCGCGCCTTCAACAACTTGCTGAAAAAGTGTTAAAACGTGGTCATCGGAATGTTCAGAACAAAATGCTGCTATAATCAGTTCTTAGCCTGATACTTGCGGAAGTAAGTATCCACCTCCCTTTTGTAGAATGGAGAAAATGTGGGCGGTATGGTTCTCAGTAATTCAGTTTGCTTCTCCTTTTCACGAATGTATTTTTCAAACGCCGCAGGTGGTTGTCTTGGCAATTGTTTCGCACTTTGGGCTTTGCGTTGCTCATCCTCGTCCTGCTCTTTCATTGCTTTTTCAGATTCCAGCAAACGTGTCGTAATTTCCTGGTTACGCTTGATGAGTTCGGGCGTAATGCGTTTGTTCACAAGATCAGTTTCAGTCTCATCCATTTTTTCAGCAATTTCCTGCAACTCCTTACCCATCTGTTTTCCTACTTCCGTGCCTTTTTGAGATTCCATCAGGTCCTGGATCATCTTCCTGATCATCGCTTGTTCAGCGGCCATTCTGGCCAGTTTCTCCGAATTATTTCCCTGCCCCTCTTTTCCTTCTCCAAGCTTTTTCATTTCACCATTCAGCTTCTCCTGCATTTCGCCCATTCCTTTTTGCTCGCCCTTTTGTTTTCCCTTCTTGCCCTTGCCACTTCCCGGCATCGCCATCGCCATTTGCTGCTGCATCTGATTGAAGACGTCGCTCAGCATTAAGGCGAGATTGTTCATGGAAGTCATCGCGAATTGCTGCTTGGAAGTCGCCACATTGATCTGACGATCTTTAATGCTCTTCACGCTTTCATCCATGTAAGACTTCATATCATTGAGCTCACGGGTAATAAACGACTGGATCTGTATCACGCGGTTTGCAAGCGCGTAAAGGCTGTCCTCAACAATTTTCGCATCGTCTTTCAACTTCAACTGCTGCTGTCCGAGTTTGATAAATCTTGGATCCTGCAAGCTTACACCGCGAAAATCTTTCATTAATGTCTCCTGATCAAAAGACAGTGTGATCAAATTCTCTAAGATATCGCGTAGGGCATCCAGATTTTCCTGCATTTGCTCCATCTCCGCAGCCTCCATTGCTTCCTGCATCGACTGCGACATTTTCTTCATAGATTCCGCCGCCTTTTTCTGCGATTTGGAAGCTTTTTGATTCTCTTGCTTATCAAGTTGCTCCTTACTTTCTTCCATCTGCTCAGAGGCGTTTTTCTGCTCTTCTTTTTGTGTATCCAAAGGCTGTTCAAGCTCCTCGCTCATTTTTTCAACCTCCTTGGAATCCTCCTTGGCTTTTTCGAACTCTTCCTGAATTTTTTCCTGCTCTTTTTTCAAATCCTCGTTCTTGCCTTTTTTGTCATCAGAATTTTTATTCTTGTCATTTTCCTGACTTTTATCCGCAAGCTGATCTTCCTTATCTGCTAACTCATCCAGTTTTTCGGTCAGATTTTCCATTTTTTGTTCAAGCTGCATTTGCTTGAAAAGCTTCATGGTCCGTTCTAGCTCTTTTTCCAGGTTATTCTCTTTGTTTTTAAGCTTTTCCATCATGCTCGACATTCGGTCGCTTTGTTTTTGTTCCAGCAATTTTTTCAATTCCTGATAAAGCTTCTCAGTGTCCTTGTCCATCAGCTCGTTCATCAGCTTTTGAAGCTGTTCCAGCTTGGTTTGTAACTCCGGGCTTTGCTGATTGAACTGTTTGGATTTCTCGTTCGCATTCTGATTTTTCTCCTGCAAAGCCTGCAATTCCTTCATTAGTTCCTCACGCTTTTTGAGCACTTCTTCAATCTGCTTTTGCTCTTTGAAATCAAGTTCTTTGTTGCTTTTGAGTTTATTATCCAGATTCGTCAGATCCTTTTGCAAGCTCTGTGCCTTTTTCATGGCCGACTGCATTTGGTCTTCCGTTTCCTTCTCCGACTTCTTGATCTCAGCCTCCAACTGATCTTTGGAAGGAACAGTGAACTGGATTGACCTGGATTTGGCACTTTTTGGCCCATTCACGCCGTCATTATCCCAAACCTGGGCATAATACTCGATCTTGTCGCCGGGCCCCAGTTTAAGGCTATCTACATACCATTGGAAATAAAAGCTCTGGGTGTTAACCGTTTTGTTAAAAGGAACAGGAATTCCTTTGGCCGGCGCAGCATTTTTCTGGTCGGCCCGCTTTACGGAATAAAACATTTTAAGCTGTGAGAAGCCATAATCATCACTGATTGAGCCGCCTAGCACCAGATAATTGTAAAGCGTCGTATCCTGGAAGTTTTCGAGGTTCATCACGGGGAATTTATCAGGAACGACGTTGATGAAATAGCCAATTTTATCCGCATTGGTTGTTTCTTCATTTTTCAAAGTCACCTGATATTGCGACGAGCGTTTGACCGTTTTCCGGACCGCATAATGATCGCCATTGTCACCTTTGGCCCGATACAATGCAGAGTCATCGTCAAATTTAATCGCGAGCGATTTTGTTGCTGATGTGTTAAAATCCCACTCAATGGTCGTTCCTTCCGGAATGGACAAATTGCCCACATTTGTCAGTCCTTCTGCCGGTTTATTAAGATATGCCGGATAATGCAGATTAACATCAAATGAAAGCAGTGAGGGCCTTTCCGCAACATTAATCCGGTATTCCTCAGATGCAAATCCAGCCGCATCAAAAGAAAAAGCCACATCCCTTTGCAGGTTTTTGAATGTGTACGAATAGTTCTGATTGCCGTCATTGGTAAGTTTAAAACGGGAGCCATTTTGCACCAGGTAAGCCGCGGTGGGCAATGCTTCGCCCCGCAGTTTTAATTTTAATGTAAAGTCCTCATTTCTAAATGCTTTTAATGATTTGTTTTCAAGAACAAATGAAAATGGCGCGTAAGTGTAATTCTTCTGGAAATGAATAATCCTGTCAGAACTGGAAGTGAAAAACGACGGATTGAAAAGCAAGATCGCCGCAATGGCCGCAAGCGGATAAATGGCATATTTGATGCGCTTTTTATTCTCATTAAAACGGATGGCATCTGAGAATTTAACAATCAGCAACTGGCCCGATTTCTGGCGAATGCTGGCTTCAATCAAGTCGGATTGTGTGCCGGTCAATCCCCTTAATTGCAATGTATTTACAAGCTTATCCCCTATTTCCGGAAAATATTCCCCGATCTGCAATGCCGCCTGCTCATCCGAAATAGGTTTTCTAAGGCCGGAAAGATGGATTAACGGCTGGACAACCCACTGGAAAAATGAAAAAACGAGCACAGCCAGAAATCCGAAGAACAGTGTTCCCCGGACACCCGAGCTAAACCGCCCGAAATATTCGATTGTATTGAAAAAAAGAAAGACACTCAGAAGCAATCCGGCAGAGAAAATAATGCCTTTTAGCAACTGATTTTGATAGTATTTTTGACGGTATTCCTGAATGCGGAGCAACAGGCCTTCCATTGCCGGCGTAAAAGCAGCCATATATGAATGTCGTTAAATCTCTGATGGATTTTTATAACGTATCCGGCTGGCAAAAATTACGATCCGCCTGGCCACGCATAAAACAAACTAAGATAGCGATTTATATGGAATTCCATCGTTAAAAATGGATTTTTCCGGCGCCCAAAAGTTTATTTTGTGAAGAACTTAAAGCGTAAGCAAAACACCTACGGAAGCGTAATTGATCCAGTTGAAATTATAGACCTCGTCACTATCCGCACCGCCTTCCACAACGCGGTAACCAGCCTTAATGCCAAACTTCGGATTGACCTGATAAGCCGCTCCCACAAAAATATCCTCCGCACGCCCTTGTTTGGCAGCCAATGCATCGCCTTCCAAAATCACCGACCAGCGATAAGATGGCTTGTAAGAAGCATAAAAGTTGACTAGCGGCACGAAGCCGACATTATCAAAATGCGTGTCGTAGGATTCGTTTTTGAAGCGCACATCCGCATCCCGGATCTTGGCAGTAAGACCTAAACCAACACGCCAGCGCGTTTTTGCCACAAAATCGTAGCGATAAGTCAGTCGGTAGGAATTGAATTTATAAAAAACTTCCGATGGCTGTCCGGCAGGATAATTAATGCCATTGAAATTGACGTTTTTATCGAATGTTCCGTGATATTTTACAGAAAGTGGGGCATATAATGCACTGATATTATGCCGTTTAGCAATGGTGTAAGTGCCTCTGATTCTATAAAAAATCTTTGGATCAATGCTCAGATCGTTCGCCAGATTCACTTGCGTGCCGCCCACATTTGGAATGCGGACCTTATTATAATTTGTCCCAAACACCGCCCCGCTTTCCAGATCGAGCCGGAACTGCGCGTAAAGCGGTGATGAACAAAGCATTAAAATGATGAAAAAAATTTTTCGAGATCCCATATCCGCACCTATCTAAAAAACAAACAACCCGATGATGAGTTGTTTGTACAAAAGTGATGCCTGAAGTGTCAATATATCTTATGGAATTAACTTGTTATGCTTCGATCGTTTCAGGATAATTTTTTACATTTCTTACAAAAGACTTAATGTCCTGTTCAAGATCATTGCTTTCCTGCAAAACGCGAATAAATGCGCTGCCGATAATAGCCCCTGCTGCATAGTCAGAAGCTTTTTTAAATGTTGCATGATCTTTTATCCCAAAACCAATCAGTCGCGGATTACGGAGTTGCATGGCATTCAATCTGTCGAAATATACTTCCATATCATCGCTAACGCCTGTATTAGAACCCGTTACACTTGCAGAGGAAACGGTGTAAATAAAACCTTCACTTATTTCGTCGATCTGGCGAATGCGCTTTTCGGATGTTTGCGGTGTTACCAAGAAGATATTCAGAATGCCGTAAGCGTCGAAAATGGCTTTGTATTCATTTAAATACACGTCCATAGGCATATCTGGCAGGATCAGCCCGTCAACGCCAACCTCAGCGCATTTTTTACAAAATGCTTCGATGCCGAATTGCAAAACCGGATTGACATAACCCATCAGCAGCACAGGAACAGAAATTGTGTCACGCATATCTGCCAGTTGCTCGAAAAGGATCTTTACAGACATGCCGTTTTCAAGCGCGCGGTCATTGCTTTTCTGAATGGTTTCGCCGTCAGCAACAGGGTCCGAATAAGGCATACCAATCTCAACCAGATCAGCGCCGCCGTCCTGCAAAGCCTGTAAAACGCGCATAGTGTCACTCAATTCCGGAAAGCCTGCTGTGAAATATACATTCAGGAATCCAGCTTCGTGATGATCATTTACGCCGCTAAAAAGGTTTGTAATGCGGTTCATTCTTGTGTCCAGTAATCAATAACCAAAACTTTGTCCAAATGCGGTCCTAACACTTTTCCGAACGCTTTGTGGTCAGGATGCGGAAGATAAACTTCACGACCCGCTTCATCATCGAATGTTACAAAGAATGCGTGCGTAAAACCTTGTGAAAGTCCCTCGGGGCTGTTGTTTGTTCCCCATTCAAGGCCCTTAATCTCCTTAATTTTGGACGGCAATGCTTTAAAAGCCTCTTCCACTTCCTTAATCTGTGCCGGCGTTGCTGAGTCTTTGAATTTGAATAAAACGACGTGACGCAGCATTTTCTTAGTGGTAGGGTTTTTAGGTGAAGCAGATGCCACAGCTCCAAAAAGGAGCATTCCGGCCATTAATAGTAATTTGAAATTCATAATTGGACAAAAGATAAGGTTGAATAATGGTTACTATGCGGAACAGTTGAGGCACTCGCCTTCATCGCTGAATTTCAGGCGGTCAAATTCGCCCAGC
Coding sequences:
- a CDS encoding class I SAM-dependent methyltransferase, coding for MPLETLQNCPVCEKSSFNNYLNVEDYTVSHKEFTIQQCNSCYFLFTNPRPSEAEIGAYYQSEDYISHHDEEKTNLISKAYTAVRNHTIKQKVELINSLVPSKGKILDIGCGTGNFLAATAKDGWKISGTEPDSGARTLAQKRAGTAIYESINAGELTSETFDVITLWHVLEHVHLLNETVDWLYKHLNPNGRILIAVPNPQSFDAVKYGRFWAAYDVPRHLYHFTKGTMKTLLRKHNLDVKSILPMWFDSFYVGMLSSKYSGGSIDYFDSVKTGLLSNLRGRSKDKEQLNTSSLIYIVSKK
- the mnmG gene encoding tRNA uridine-5-carboxymethylaminomethyl(34) synthesis enzyme MnmG — translated: MFQEYDVIVVGAGHAGCEAAAAAATMGSSVLLITMNMHTIAQMSCNPAMGGVAKGQIVREIDALGGQSGIISDKTMIQFRMLNLSKGPAMWSPRCQSDRAMFATEWRNVLENNPNVDFWQDTAKEIIIKDGKACGVKTSLGIEILSKSVVLTNGTFLNGLIHIGEKNFGGGRTGEKAATGITEQLVTLGFEAGRMKTGTPPRVDGRSLDYSKMEEQPGDENPSKFSYSDTKPLAKQRSCWITYTNSEVHEILRTGFEKSPMFSGRIKGIGPRYCPSVEDKINRFADKDRHQIFVEPEGWDTVEVYVNGFSTSLPEDVQYAALRKIPGFESAKMFRPGYAIEYDYFPPTQLKSTLETHLIQNLFFAGQINGTTGYEEAACQGLMAGINAHQNVHEQDPFVLKRSEAYIGVLIDDLINKGTEEPYRMFTSRAEYRTLLRQDNADIRLTEKGYSIGLASQERLDNVQKKRAEVAEIIAAFSSTKLAPDEINPTLEMIGTAALREKISLAQLLKRPQISIDQLTEASPIVENLLEKFGKDSIHQAEINLKYDSYIEKEMLLVEKMNRLEDLNIIDNFNYDVVTSLSFEGREKLKRTRPSTIGQASRISGVSPSDISVLMLFIGR
- the ybeY gene encoding rRNA maturation RNase YbeY, whose protein sequence is MLHFFTENVDFDLLRPLKTKKWIKNTSISEGYEISELNYIFCNDEYLLEINKQYLDHDYFTDIISFDNSEEDNVIEGDIYISVDRVRENAATFHADFETEMRRVLIHGLLHLMGYDDTDEKLKAAMRAKEDQYLLLF
- a CDS encoding DUF4175 family protein; this translates as MEGLLLRIQEYRQKYYQNQLLKGIIFSAGLLLSVFLFFNTIEYFGRFSSGVRGTLFFGFLAVLVFSFFQWVVQPLIHLSGLRKPISDEQAALQIGEYFPEIGDKLVNTLQLRGLTGTQSDLIEASIRQKSGQLLIVKFSDAIRFNENKKRIKYAIYPLAAIAAILLFNPSFFTSSSDRIIHFQKNYTYAPFSFVLENKSLKAFRNEDFTLKLKLRGEALPTAAYLVQNGSRFKLTNDGNQNYSYTFKNLQRDVAFSFDAAGFASEEYRINVAERPSLLSFDVNLHYPAYLNKPAEGLTNVGNLSIPEGTTIEWDFNTSATKSLAIKFDDDSALYRAKGDNGDHYAVRKTVKRSSQYQVTLKNEETTNADKIGYFINVVPDKFPVMNLENFQDTTLYNYLVLGGSISDDYGFSQLKMFYSVKRADQKNAAPAKGIPVPFNKTVNTQSFYFQWYVDSLKLGPGDKIEYYAQVWDNDGVNGPKSAKSRSIQFTVPSKDQLEAEIKKSEKETEDQMQSAMKKAQSLQKDLTNLDNKLKSNKELDFKEQKQIEEVLKKREELMKELQALQEKNQNANEKSKQFNQQSPELQTKLEQLQKLMNELMDKDTEKLYQELKKLLEQKQSDRMSSMMEKLKNKENNLEKELERTMKLFKQMQLEQKMENLTEKLDELADKEDQLADKSQENDKNKNSDDKKGKNEDLKKEQEKIQEEFEKAKEDSKEVEKMSEELEQPLDTQKEEQKNASEQMEESKEQLDKQENQKASKSQKKAAESMKKMSQSMQEAMEAAEMEQMQENLDALRDILENLITLSFDQETLMKDFRGVSLQDPRFIKLGQQQLKLKDDAKIVEDSLYALANRVIQIQSFITRELNDMKSYMDESVKSIKDRQINVATSKQQFAMTSMNNLALMLSDVFNQMQQQMAMAMPGSGKGKKGKQKGEQKGMGEMQEKLNGEMKKLGEGKEGQGNNSEKLARMAAEQAMIRKMIQDLMESQKGTEVGKQMGKELQEIAEKMDETETDLVNKRITPELIKRNQEITTRLLESEKAMKEQDEDEQRKAQSAKQLPRQPPAAFEKYIREKEKQTELLRTIPPTFSPFYKREVDTYFRKYQAKN
- the trpA gene encoding tryptophan synthase subunit alpha, encoding MNRITNLFSGVNDHHEAGFLNVYFTAGFPELSDTMRVLQALQDGGADLVEIGMPYSDPVADGETIQKSNDRALENGMSVKILFEQLADMRDTISVPVLLMGYVNPVLQFGIEAFCKKCAEVGVDGLILPDMPMDVYLNEYKAIFDAYGILNIFLVTPQTSEKRIRQIDEISEGFIYTVSSASVTGSNTGVSDDMEVYFDRLNAMQLRNPRLIGFGIKDHATFKKASDYAAGAIIGSAFIRVLQESNDLEQDIKSFVRNVKNYPETIEA
- a CDS encoding Dabb family protein, with translation MLLFGAVASASPKNPTTKKMLRHVVLFKFKDSATPAQIKEVEEAFKALPSKIKEIKGLEWGTNNSPEGLSQGFTHAFFVTFDDEAGREVYLPHPDHKAFGKVLGPHLDKVLVIDYWTQE